The Mycobacterium riyadhense sequence GCCCGACAGGACGGCGTTGAGGGTGGCGTTGAAGGCGGCGCTGAGGGCGGGCAGGGTGGCCCCGAAGGCCCCCGAGAGCGCGGCATTGAGTTGGGCGGCCAGGTTGGGCAGGGCCGCGGTGAAGCTGGCGGCCAGGTTTTGGCTGGCGTTGATCAGCGCGGTCAGCGCCGCTTGGAAGGCCGGGGCCCCGCTCAAAGCGGCGTTGAGGGCGGCCTGGAACGCCGCGTTCAACCCGCTCAGGCTGGCCTGGAAGGCGGGCAGGTTGCCCGACAGGACGGCGTTGAGGGTGGCGTTGAAGGCGGCGCTGAGGGCGGGCAGGGTGGCCCCGAAGGCCCCCGAGAGCGCGGCATTGAGTTGAGCGGCCAGGTTGGGCAGGGCCGCGGTGAAGCTGGCGGCCAGGTTTTGGCTGGCGTTGATCAGCGCGGTCAGCGCCGCTTGGAAGGCCGGGGCCCCGCTCAGGGCGGCGTTGAGGGCGGCCTGGAACGCCGCGTTCAACCCGCTCAGGCTGGCCTGGAAGGCGGGCAGGCTGCCCGACAGGACGGCGTTGAGGGTGGCGTTGAAGGCGGCGCTGAGGGCGGGCAGGCTAATGCCCAAACTGGCCGACAGCTCAGCGGCCAGGTTGGGCAGTGCCGCGGTGAAGCTGGCGGCCAGGTTTTGGCTGGCGTTGATCAGCGCGGTCAGCGCCGCTTGGAAGGCCGGGGCCCCGCTCAGGGCGGCGTTGAGGGCGGCCTGGAACGCCGCGTTCAACCCGCTCAGGCTGGCCTGGAAGGCGGGCAGGCTGCCGGACAGGACGGCGTTGAGGGTGGCGCTGAAGGCGGCGCTGAGGGCGGGCAGGGTGGCCCCGAAGGCCCCCGAGAGCGCGGCATTGAGTTGAGCGGCCAGGTTGGGCAGGGCCGCGGTGAAGCTGGCCGCGAAGTTTTGGCTGGCGTTGATCAGCGCGATGAAACCAGCTTGGAAAGCCGGGGCCCCGCTCAAGGCGGCGTTGAGTGCGGCGTTGAGGCTTGCTAGGCCAGTGCCGAAGCCGCCGCTGAGTTGTGCGGCCAGCTCCGGCAGGGTGGCGCTGAAATTGCCGGCCAGGTTTGCCCCGGCCGTGATCAGCCCGTCCAAACCGGCGCCAAAATTGGCCGCCAAGGCGCCACCGGTGGTGGCGAGCTGTGACAGCGCAGCAGAGAAGTTGCCTATCAGGATCCCGCCGGTTTGGGCGAGTTCAGCGAGCGTGGGGAGCTGAGCATTCAGGCTTGCCGTGAGGGCCGCACTGAGGTTGGCCCCCAGCGCACCATCGAGGAGCGCCGAAAGGGCAGCATTGCTCTGGGCGGTCAACGCGGCGCCGGTTTGCGACATACCGGCACCGATGTTCTCGAAGGCCAACCCAGCGTTGATGATGGCTTGGCCGGTCTGGGTGAGCCCACCGCCGAAGCCCGACGCAAGCGCACCACCGGTTTGGAGGGCGAGCCCTGCGGCGAGGCTCGGAAGGGCGTTCAGAGCGCGGAGAAGAAGCGAAATATCGAGGCCAAACGACAGCGTGCCGCCGAGTTCGCCGCTGACGCCAGCAGCGGCGGCGACGGCGTTTGATGCGGCTGCCGCGAAGGAGCCACCGCGGAGCAGCGACGCGACATTAGCTGCCTCGGCGGCGACATACGAGGACGCACCACGGCTCAACAAATTGACGAAGTCGTCGTGAAACGCGGTCGCCTGGGCGCTCATGGCTTGGTAGTCCTCGCCGAAGGTGCCGAACAGCGCCGCGATCGCGGTCGATACTTCGTCGGCGGCCGCAGGCGCCAACCTGGTAGTAGCGCTTGCCGCTGATGCAGTAACCTCGGCCAACGCCGTCCGAATGCCTGCCAAATCCCGGGCTGCTTCCTCTACGAGCTCCGGCACCGTGACCACAAAAGACATGTCCACCACCCCGTTGGACGCACCTGAATAAGCTCTGACAGTGACCCGACGACCCCGCGACCATCGAGGCAACATGTGCCCAATTGGTGCCCCGTTGCGGGCCTGGCTAAACCGACAATTTCAATAAATGTTTTTTCCCAATACGCAGGCATTTCGGGCGATCGAGCGGTACGATCCACCCCCCGAATTCGGCTGCGCGAAAGAGCAACTGCTCCAGTCGTAGGCCCGCATGCGTGCGCGTAGAACCGCGATTGCCCGAGCTAGGCCCGAACTGGCGGTAGCGCTGAACCGGCTACGAATGGATTTGCAAACAACTGTATAATCATGCAGAATCAGCGAAATGGCCGATCCGACAAAGGTAGCGGTTGCAGGTGCCAGTGGATACGCGGGCGGTGAGATCCTACGGCTGCTGCTGGGCCATCCGGCGTATCTGGATGGCCGGCTGATAATCGGTGCGCTGACCGCCGCAGCCAGTGCGGGCAGCGGGCTCGGTGAGCATCATCCACACCTGACGCCGTTGGCCCAACGGATACTCGAACCCACCGAGCCAGATGTGTTCAAAGACCACGATGTTGTCTTCTTGGCTCTGCCGCACGGGCATTCGGCTGTGCTGGCCGAGCAACTTGGCACGCAGACCCTGATCATCGACTGCGGTGCGGACTTCCGCTTGACGGACCCCGCGATGTGGGAGCGCTTCTACGGATCGCCCCACGCCGGCAGTTGGCCGTACGGGCTGCCCGAGTTGCCCGGCGCGCGGAAGCGGTTACAAGCAGCGCGCCGCGTCGCAGTGCCCGGCTGCTATCCGACCGCGGCGCTACTAGCGTTAGTACCCGCCGTGGCCGAGGATCTCGTCGAGGCCGCGGTCACTGTGGTCGCCGTCAGCGGCACCTCCGGTGCCGGTCGCTCGGCCAAGACCGAATTGCTGGGGTCGGAGGTCATCGGGTCGGCGCGGGCTTACAACATCGCCGGTGCCCACCGGCACACTCCCGAGATCGCGCAAGGGCTGCGGACGGTAACCGATCGCGATGTCACGGTGTCGTTCACACCGGTGCTCATCCCGACCTCACGCGGCATCTTGGCGACCTGCACCGCACGCACCCGCGCCCCGCTGTCGCAGCTGCGAGCTGCCTACGAAAAGGCCTACCAGGCCGAACCTTTCATCTATCTGATGCCCGATGGGCAGCTGCCCCGTACCGGAGCGGTGATCGGCAGCAACGCCGCGCACATCGCCGTAGCCGTCGACGACGACGCAGAGACGTTTGTCGCGATCGCGGCGATCGACAATCTGGTCAAGGGCACGGGCGGCGCCGCGGTGCAATCGATGAACCTGGCACTGGGATGGCCCGAGACCCACGGCCTGTCGGTGCTGGGGGTGGCGCCGTGACCCGCGCCGAGGACGATGATGCCGGCGCAGCCGGGATTGAGGAGTGGCTCCAAACGGGCGGAGTGATCGATGCAACAAGGCTGGTACGCGCCCAAGGCGTTACCGCACCGGCGGGCTTTCGCGCCGCCGGCATCGCAGCTGGGATCAAGGCATCCGGTGCGCCGGACCTGGCACTGGTGTTCAATGAGGGCCCGGACTACGCGGCCGCCGGAGTGCTCACCCGCAATAAAGTCAAAGCGGCGCCGGTGCTTTGGACTCAGCAAGTACTGACCACCGGGCAGCTTCGCGCAGTGATCCTCAACTCCGGCGGCGCCAACGCTTGCACGGGGCCGGCGGGCTTTCAGGACACTCACGCTACCGCGGAGGCGGTAGCGGCCGCGTTGTCGGATTGGGGGACTGAGACCGGGGCCATCGAGGTCGCCGTCTGTTCCACCGGCCTGATCGGCGACCGGCTACCCATGGACAAGGTACTCAACGGCGTTCGCGACATCGTGCACGAGATGCACGGTGGGCTAACCGGTGGAGATGACGCCGCCCACGCCATCATGACCACCGACACCGTGGCCAAACAGGTTGCACTGCACCACCAAAACAATTGGACCGTCGGCGGGATGGCCAAAGGAGCAGGTATGCTGGCGCCCTCATTGGCCACCATGCTGTGTGTGCTCACCACCGACGCGGTTGCCGAACCGCCAGCGCTCGAGCAAGCGTTGCGTCGGGCCACTGCCCGCACCTTCGATCGCCTCGACATTGACGGCAGTTGCTCCACCAACGACACCGTCCTGGTTCTTGCTTCGGGAGCCAGTGAAATCACCCCTACCCAAACAGATCTCAACGATGCAGTGCTCAAGGTCTGCGACGATCTGTGTATACAGCTACAAGCTGACGCCGAGGGCGTCACCAAGCGCGTCACCGTGACTGTGACTCGGGCCGCCACCGACGACGATGCCCTGATTGCCGCTCGGGTAGTCGCACGCGACAGCCTGGTCAAGACCGCGGTATTCGGGTCTGACCCCAACTGGGGCCGGGTACTTGCAGCCGTCGGCATGGCCCCAATAGCCCTTGATCCGAACCGAATTAGCGTGTCGTTCAACGGGTCTGCGGTGTGCATCGACGGTGTGGGGGCCCCGGGTGCGCGTGAGGTGGACCTGTCGGCCCCAGACATTGACATCACCGTCGACCTCGCTGTCGGCGACGGCCGGGCCGCGATCCGCACCACCGACCTGTCGCACGCCTACGTCGAAGAGAACTCGGCCTATAGCTCATGAGCGTGGAAGCGTTGCCCACCGAGATCAAGGCGCAGGTGCTGGCTGAAGCCCTGCCTTGGCTCAAGCAGCTGCATGGCAGGATCGTTGTCATCAAATACGGCGGCAACGCGATGACCGATGACACCCTGCGGCAGGCGTTCGCCGCGGACATGGCGTTCCTGCGCAACTGCGGTATCCACCCAGTGGTCGTCCACGGCGGCGGACCACAAATCACCACGATGCTGCGGCGGCTTGGCGTCGAAGGTGACTTCAAAGGCGGATTTCGGGTCACCACACCGGAAGTGCTTGACGTGGCGCGGATGGTGCTGTTCGGACAGGTGGGCCGCGAACTGGTCAACCTGATCAACGCGCACGGACCCTACGCCGTCGGAATCACCGGCGAAGACGCACAACTGTTCACCGCGGTACGGCGCAGCGTCACCGTTGACGGCGTCGCCACCGACATCGGCTTGGTCGGTGACGTTGACCAAGTCAATGCCGCAGCCGTTCTGGATCTCATTGCGGCGCGGCGGATTCCGGTGGTATCGACGCTAGCCCCGGATATCGACGGCGTGGTGCATAACATCAACGCCGACACCGCTGCGGCGGCCCTGGCCGAAGCCCTGGGAGCCGAAAAGCTGTTGATGCTCACCGATGTGGAGGGTCTGTACACCAGCTGGCCGGACCGCGCTTCGTTGGTCAGCGAAATCGATACGGCCACGTTGGCGCAACTGCTGCCCACACTGGAGGCCGGCATGATCCCCAAAATCGAAGCGTGTCTACGGGCGGTCACAGGTGGCGTACCCAGCGCGCACGTGATCGACGGGCGGGTCAAACACTGCGTGTTGGTGGAGCTGTTCACCAATGAGGGCACCGGCACCAAGGTGGTATCTGCATGACCAACACCGACACGATGCAGGCCAGATGGCAAGCAGTGATGATGAACAATTACGGAACTCCACCGATGGCGCTGGCCAGCGGTGACGGCGCGGTCATCACCGACGTGGACGGCAAGGCCTACGTTGACCTACTCGGCGGCATTGCCGTCAATGTACTGGGCCATCGGCATCCGGCCGTCATCGAGGCCGTCATGCACCAGATGTCGACGCTTGGACACACCTCGAACTTGTATGCCACCGAACCGGGGATCACTCTGGCCGAGGAGCTGGTAGCCCTGCTGGGGGCCGAAACCCAAGCGCGAGTGTTCTTCTGCAACTCTGGCACCGAGGCCAACGAGGTGGCGTTCAAGTTGTCGCGGCTTACCGGACGGACGAAACTGGTTGCTGCACAAGAAGCTTTTCACGGCCGCACGATGGGATCGCTCGCTTTGACAGGCCAGCCCGCCAAACAGGCGCCATTCGAGCCGCTGCCCGGCTATGTCACACATATTCCGTATGGCGATGCCGACGCACTGAGTGCCGCGGTCGATAACGACACTGCCGCAGTATTTCTCGAACCGATCATGGGGGAGAGTGGAGTCGTGGTCCCTCCCGAGGGCTACCTGGTGGCCGCCCGTGAGATCACCGCACGATACGGCGCCCTACTAGTCCTCGACGAAGTGCAAACCGGAATGGGCCGCACCGGAGCCTTTTACGCGCACCAGCACGACGGCATCACACCGGACGTGGTGACGCTGGCCAAGGGACTCGGCGGTGGCCTGCCGATCGGGGCGTGCCTGGCCGTGGGGCCAGCTGCGGAGCTACTGACTCCCGGTTTGCACGGCAGCACATTCGGCGGAAATCCGGTATGTACCGCGGCGGCGCTGGCGGTGCTGCAGGTGTTGGCCGCCGACGATCTAGTCCGCCGCGCCGAGGTGCTGGGCAAATCGCTAAGGCACGGCGTCGAATCGCTCGGCCACCCGCTGATCGACCATGTCCGTGGCAGGGGATTACTGCAAGGAATTGTACTGACGGCACCAGCTGCCAAGGGTGCCGAGGAAGCCGCCCGCCGCGCGGGCTACCTGGTAAATGCAGCCGCGCCCAACGTCATTCGGCTGGCGCCGCCGCTGATCATCACAGAGCCTCAGCTGGACGGCTTCGTCGCCGCCCTGCCGGGCATTCTCGACAGGGCCGGGGAGGCAAGGTGATACGGCATTTCCTGCGCGACGACGATCTCTCGCCGCAAGAACAAGCCGAGGTCCTGGAGCTGGCCGCCGAACTGAAAAAGGACCCGTTCGGCCGGCGTCCCCTTGGCGGTCCGCGCGGAGTGGCGGTTATTTTCGACAAGAACTCCACCCGTACCCGATTCTCCTTCGAGGTGGGCATCGCGCAGCTCGGAGGTCACGCTGTTGTCGTCGACGGACGTAGCACCCAGCTGGGACGGGACGAAACTCTGCAGGACACTGCAAAAGTGTTGTCCCGCTATGTTGATGCCATCGTCTGGCGGACTTTTGGCCAGGAGCGGCTCGCCGCAATGGCGTCCACCGCGACGGTTCCGGTCGTCAACGCCCTCTCCGACGAGTTCCACCCTTGTCAGGTGCTGGCCGATCTCCAGACCATCGCCGAACGTAAGGGGGCACTGAAAGGCGCGCGACTGTCCTACTTCGGAGACGGTGCCAACAACATGGCCCACTCGCTCATGCTCGGCGGGGTTACCGCGGGCGTGCACGTGACCGTTGCCGCGCCAGAAGGCTTTACGCCCGATCCGAAGGTGCTCGCCGCGGCCGAGCGGCGTGCCCAGGGGACCGGCGCTTCGGTAAAGATCACCACCGACGCCAACGCGGCCGCCGTCGGCGCTGATGTGCTGGTGACCGATACCTGGACATCGATGGGCCAGGAGAACGATGGGCTGGACCGGGTCAGGCCCTTCCGGTCGTTCCAGGTCAACGAGCGACTCCTCAACCTGGCTGACCCGGAAGCCATTGTGCTGCATTGTCTTCCGGCTCATCGGGGAGACGAGATCACCGACGAGGTGATGGACGGACCGGCCAGCGTGGTGTGGGACGAGGCCGAAAACCGGCTGCACGCGCAGAAAGCGCTGCTGGTGTGGCTGCTGGAGCGGTCGCGATGACGGGCGAAGCCAAGGCCCGAGCCGTTCAGGGGCCCGACGTCACCGTTAATCGGGCTGGCCGCCAAGCCCGCATCGTGGCGATCCTGTCGTCGGCCGAGGTGCGCAGCCAAAGCGAGCTGGCCGCGTTGCTGGCCACCGAGGGCATCGAAGTCACTCAGGCCACGCTGTCGCGCGATCTCGAAGAACTCGGCGCGGTGAAGTTGCGTGGCGCCGACGGCGGTACCGGCGTCTACATCGTGCCCGAGGACGGTAGCCCGGTACGCGGAGTAGCGGGGGGAACCGAGCGCATGTCGCGACTGCTTGGTGAGTTGCTCGTGTCGACCGACGCTAGCGGCAACCTTGCGGTGTTGCGCACACCACCCGGCGCGGCGCACTACCTGGCCAGCGCCATCGACCGCGCTGCCCTGCCCCACGTCGTCGGCACCATCGCCGGTGATGACACC is a genomic window containing:
- the argB gene encoding acetylglutamate kinase produces the protein MSVEALPTEIKAQVLAEALPWLKQLHGRIVVIKYGGNAMTDDTLRQAFAADMAFLRNCGIHPVVVHGGGPQITTMLRRLGVEGDFKGGFRVTTPEVLDVARMVLFGQVGRELVNLINAHGPYAVGITGEDAQLFTAVRRSVTVDGVATDIGLVGDVDQVNAAAVLDLIAARRIPVVSTLAPDIDGVVHNINADTAAAALAEALGAEKLLMLTDVEGLYTSWPDRASLVSEIDTATLAQLLPTLEAGMIPKIEACLRAVTGGVPSAHVIDGRVKHCVLVELFTNEGTGTKVVSA
- the argF gene encoding ornithine carbamoyltransferase, producing the protein MIRHFLRDDDLSPQEQAEVLELAAELKKDPFGRRPLGGPRGVAVIFDKNSTRTRFSFEVGIAQLGGHAVVVDGRSTQLGRDETLQDTAKVLSRYVDAIVWRTFGQERLAAMASTATVPVVNALSDEFHPCQVLADLQTIAERKGALKGARLSYFGDGANNMAHSLMLGGVTAGVHVTVAAPEGFTPDPKVLAAAERRAQGTGASVKITTDANAAAVGADVLVTDTWTSMGQENDGLDRVRPFRSFQVNERLLNLADPEAIVLHCLPAHRGDEITDEVMDGPASVVWDEAENRLHAQKALLVWLLERSR
- the argC gene encoding N-acetyl-gamma-glutamyl-phosphate reductase — encoded protein: MADPTKVAVAGASGYAGGEILRLLLGHPAYLDGRLIIGALTAAASAGSGLGEHHPHLTPLAQRILEPTEPDVFKDHDVVFLALPHGHSAVLAEQLGTQTLIIDCGADFRLTDPAMWERFYGSPHAGSWPYGLPELPGARKRLQAARRVAVPGCYPTAALLALVPAVAEDLVEAAVTVVAVSGTSGAGRSAKTELLGSEVIGSARAYNIAGAHRHTPEIAQGLRTVTDRDVTVSFTPVLIPTSRGILATCTARTRAPLSQLRAAYEKAYQAEPFIYLMPDGQLPRTGAVIGSNAAHIAVAVDDDAETFVAIAAIDNLVKGTGGAAVQSMNLALGWPETHGLSVLGVAP
- the argJ gene encoding bifunctional glutamate N-acetyltransferase/amino-acid acetyltransferase ArgJ, whose amino-acid sequence is MTRAEDDDAGAAGIEEWLQTGGVIDATRLVRAQGVTAPAGFRAAGIAAGIKASGAPDLALVFNEGPDYAAAGVLTRNKVKAAPVLWTQQVLTTGQLRAVILNSGGANACTGPAGFQDTHATAEAVAAALSDWGTETGAIEVAVCSTGLIGDRLPMDKVLNGVRDIVHEMHGGLTGGDDAAHAIMTTDTVAKQVALHHQNNWTVGGMAKGAGMLAPSLATMLCVLTTDAVAEPPALEQALRRATARTFDRLDIDGSCSTNDTVLVLASGASEITPTQTDLNDAVLKVCDDLCIQLQADAEGVTKRVTVTVTRAATDDDALIAARVVARDSLVKTAVFGSDPNWGRVLAAVGMAPIALDPNRISVSFNGSAVCIDGVGAPGAREVDLSAPDIDITVDLAVGDGRAAIRTTDLSHAYVEENSAYSS
- a CDS encoding arginine repressor translates to MTGEAKARAVQGPDVTVNRAGRQARIVAILSSAEVRSQSELAALLATEGIEVTQATLSRDLEELGAVKLRGADGGTGVYIVPEDGSPVRGVAGGTERMSRLLGELLVSTDASGNLAVLRTPPGAAHYLASAIDRAALPHVVGTIAGDDTILVVAREPMTGAELAGMFENSQ
- a CDS encoding acetylornithine transaminase, which produces MTNTDTMQARWQAVMMNNYGTPPMALASGDGAVITDVDGKAYVDLLGGIAVNVLGHRHPAVIEAVMHQMSTLGHTSNLYATEPGITLAEELVALLGAETQARVFFCNSGTEANEVAFKLSRLTGRTKLVAAQEAFHGRTMGSLALTGQPAKQAPFEPLPGYVTHIPYGDADALSAAVDNDTAAVFLEPIMGESGVVVPPEGYLVAAREITARYGALLVLDEVQTGMGRTGAFYAHQHDGITPDVVTLAKGLGGGLPIGACLAVGPAAELLTPGLHGSTFGGNPVCTAAALAVLQVLAADDLVRRAEVLGKSLRHGVESLGHPLIDHVRGRGLLQGIVLTAPAAKGAEEAARRAGYLVNAAAPNVIRLAPPLIITEPQLDGFVAALPGILDRAGEAR